The Methanosarcina barkeri MS DNA window CTGAAAAGCGGGCTCTTGAACTTGGTGTCAAGCTAGCTACAGTTAACGAAATCGCAAAAGAAGCCGATTACATCACAGTGCACACTCCTCTTATTAAAGAAACCAGAAACATTCTTGATGAAGAACAGTTTGCTCTGATGAAGCCTACAACCAGGGTTCTCAACTGTGCTCGCGGTGGCATTATCAACGAAGAAGCTCTGGCAAAAGCTCTTGAAAGCGGAAAAATAGCCGGTGCAGCAATAGACGTTTTCGTTGATGAGCCTCCTTTTGACAGCCCTCTCCTGAAATTTGACAATGTTGTAGTAACTCCTCACCTTGGTGCCTCTACAAAGGAAGCTCAGGTCAATGTGGCAGTAGATATTGCAAAGGAAGTAACATCTGTCCTCACAGGTGGACCTGCAAAGAACGCAATCAATATCCCGTCAGTAAAGCCGGAAGCTATGGCAGTTCTTGCCCCTTACATCAGGCTCTCCGAAATTATGGGTAAGATTGCAGGGCAACTTGTAGACGGAAACTACGAAAAAGTCGAAATTGGATATAATGGAGAGATTTCCGGAAAAGATACAAGGCCTCTTACAGTTTCGGCTCTCAAAGGGCTGCTTGAAATGGCTCTCGGTTCCGGAGTTAACTATGTCAATGCCCCCACTCTTGCAAAGTCCAGAATGATTGCAGTCGTGGAAAGTAAATCCGAATCTTCTGAGGAATACTCTTCAACTATCAGTATCAAACTTAGCAGCAACGGCAAGGCAAAACTGGTTGCAGGTACCGTTGTCGGAGACGATCCTAAGATCGTAGCAGTCGATGATGATAGAGTAGATATCTTCCCTGCAGGCCGTATGATTTTTGCCAAGCACATCAACAGGCCCAACGTTATCGGACCCTGCTGCATGTTACTCGGTAAAAACAATATCAATATCTCAGGCATGCAGGTTGGCAGATCAGAAATCGGAGGCGTGACCATGATGGTTCTTAACGTAGATTCCGAAGTTTCTGACCCAATCCTTGAGGAAGTCCGGAAAGTCGATGGAATTCTCGACGCCAAACTTGTGACACTCTAAACTTTCCTTTTCAGGAATACTTTACTCCGGCAGAATTTCAGGGTAGAAAATCCTAAGCCGGAGACTTTAAATTTTTGAGTCTTTCTCTTAAATTTCTTGGTTTTAAACTTCTTTATCTTAAATGTTCATATTACATTATTAATAATATTACACTATTAATAATATTACACTATTAATAATATTACACTATTAATAATATTACACTATTAATAATATTACACTATTAATAATATTACACTATTAATAATATTATACTTTTCAATAATATTATACACTTAAAATGTCATACTTTCAACAATATTATACTCTTATCAATATTATTCTTTCAATAGTAGTATACTTTCAACAATATTATACATTTTAAATATTATACTTTCAATATCAAATTAAACTCTCTGTGTCAGATCAATTTTATGGGTGCAGTTAATGGAAGAACTTAAACGCGTAGTCTCTGTTCCTTTTAAAAAAACTCTTGCAACTTCTCTCTCGGAAAAGGATTTTGAGTATTCCCTGGCTTTTGACCTGAAATGGTTTTCCCCGAAAATTGCCTCAAAAGTAAAGGAAAAAGCCCTTGAAGCAGGGTTTCTAATACTTAAAGCCGGGGTTCTTGTGCCCGGTTTTGATGTGGAAAGTATCCGGGTTCCACATGCTTTCAAGCCGTCAGAGAATTTTCTTGAAAATTCAGACCGTTCTGGAGAAAAAGTGCAGGTAAAAGAAAAAATTTCCTTTGAGCAGGTTCTGGAATTTATCTCCGCAGACATTGGGATAAGCCGGCAAAAATTGGTTTCCGAGATTAATTTCATGCAGGACCGGCTTTCCTATCTTGTGGATATCCGGATCGTGGCACTTATTGTAGCAAAAAAGTTCGGATGCGATATTTCTGGAATTTATGACAGGGTTTCGAGGTCGGTACTTGGCATATCTTATTAATAGATTTTCTGCAACTACTCAACAGAAGATAACAGTACCTGTAACTACTTAAATAGAAGAGAAGTTGCAGCTGTCTAAGGCAAATTTTGGCTCTTCGTCATTCCTTCTGGACAAGATTTTTCAATTCAAGACCACATTTTTATTCAAACATATCGGAGAAAAGTCGCCTGAGAGAACAACTTCCCTTAACTCCTTAATAGACTTAAATTGTACTTTTTACAAGTTTTTGTGAATTGTTTCCATAAGCGAGGGAGCCGATAATTTCGGTGTAACTATTTCGATGTATGCGCCCGTTTTAGCATTATCTAGCTCTCTCATGACCTTATCAAGGTCCCTGCAGGTAGTAACCTTTCTCGTAATCCAATCATTGCAGCCGAGAACATCCGGTAACTTATAGTATTGCCACTCTGCAAGGTCATTATAGCAGTAATCTACTTTTTTAGACAGCATTCTTTCTATCAGGTAGCCTTGGTTATTCAGCACGAAAATAATAGGCTTTAGACCATGGCGGTAAAATTGGCTGATTTCCTGAGCAGTCATCTGGTGTGACCCTTCTCCAGTAATAAGAATTACTCGCCTGTCAGGTGCAGCCAGTGCAGTGCCAAAGGAAGCGGGAGTAGCCCAGCCAATCGCTGCCCAAAGCATCTGGTTCTCGAACTTAGTTCCTTTTGGTAAAAGTAGGGGTAGTAACCCATAAAAGGATGAGCTTGAGTCAGCTATAATTATGTCATCGGGCTTAAAGAACTCCGCGTACTTCGCGTATAAATAGTCGGCCATTATCGGATCTTCAGCATTTATCTCTGGAACAGCTGGACGTCTGGCAAAAGGGCCGTTGATGTCGGTACGCTTGTTAAGCCTTTTGGTGAGTTCCTCCAGTACATCAAGCATCTTTACATTGATATAATCGGTATACCCTATATGGGCACTTGAAGGCATGATATTGATGATTCGGGACTTATCCAGCTTAGCCGTGAACTTGCCTGTGTTAACATCAGATAAGATAGTGCCTATAACAAGGATACAGTCGCAGGATTCCACGAATTCTCGGATTTCAGGATTGATAAGTTTTCCCATGTATAATCCCAGGTAGGAGGGATTAGTCTCGTCAAGCACTGACTTATCCAGAGCCATAGTAACATAAGGCAAGCCCGAAGCATTAATAACAGCCATAGACAGGTCCTTGAGTCCAAACCTGTCAACAAGAAAACCTGGCATAACACAGGCTTGCTTTGCATTCGAGATTTTACCTGCAATAATCGAGACCACTTTTTCAAGAGTTGCAGGGTCGCTTTTTACAGGTTTTCTTACAGGCGCATTAAAGGATGAAATATCTGCATTCACATAGTTGTGAGGTATTGCAATGTAGACAGGACGGTGGTTCTCCAGGGCTGTTTCGATAACACGCTCGACTTCTTGAATACAGTTTTCTGGAGTGAGCATCGTACTTGCACATACTACTGGCGTAGCCATTTCCATAAATATGCTGGATTCTCCGGCTCCCAGCGAGTGATGAACTATAGCATGAGTCTTCTGTACCTGTATTTTTGGCATTCCGACAATATGGAATACCAGATTATACTCTGCATAAGAGCCTGCTATACCACATAGTGTGGAAAGTTCACCTACGCCAAAAGTAGTAGACAGTGCAGACATGCCTTTAACACGAGCATAACCGTCAGCAGCATAAGCAGCATTCAGTTCATTGCAGCAGCCTATCCAGCGAAGCTCTTTATCATCACAGATGGCGTTGTTGATTGGAAATGCAAAGTCTCCTGGCACACCGAAAACATCCCTTATTCCCAGTTGCTTTAATCTATCCAGAAGGTATTGAATAACTGTCAGCATGATAATACCACCCATTTTCTGTCAGCGGTTTTCTGTTTGCGTTTTCCTGCCCGCTTGCCCGCTTATTTCATATTTTGTACCAGGCGCAGTAATATATTGTTGACACTTATTAGGAAGTCTAAATTCGTTTGCCTCCTGCTTATAGATCGGATACTAATTGTATGCGAGATTTCCCGCTTTCCCAACACTGATTATTCCCCAAAAACTAATTGTTCCCCAAAAACTAATTGTTCCCCAAGTAATATAATTCGTTTAATATTATAAAAATGGGATTTCTTTCTAATACATTCTATCACGAGGTTAGCTCAAAAGCAAGTATTATGATTAATGAGTAAATCGAAGATTGAGACTATAAGCAAACAGAATCAAAAAAATATTAGAGACAAAAAAGATTATTATTTGGAATTCTTGCAAATCGGACTAATGATGCACATAATCTTTATGTACTAGAAATGTTATTCACATCATACCAATTCCGACTAATCGCTTGTTCTTTAAATTTGCTGCTTTTGGATTCAAGTTCCGAAGGAGCAGCTATAGCGATGTTCGAACGCGATAGGGAATTTTTTTCCGCGTGAGTGAGGTTTATACAAATCTTGCGGAGGAACATACATTGGGTAAAAAATCACTGGTAAAACTAACAAGAAAAACAAATCCAAGAATCGTTTCCCTGATTCTTACCCTGAAGGAGAGGGCAAATACAAACACTGCCCCCATCTGGAAGGATATCGCGAGACGTCTTGAGATGCCGTCCAGAAACTATGCGGCTGTGAATTTAAGTAAGATTAACAGGCACACAGCAGAGGACGATGTTCTGCTTATTCCGGGAAAAGTACTGGGCGCAGGTCTTCTTGACCACCCTGTAACTGTTGCGGCTTTAACCTTCAGTGACTCTGCAGTTGACAAGATCACTGAAGCCGGTGGCAAGTGCCTGAGTCTCGAAGAGATAATGGAAGCAAATCCAAAAGGGTCCGGTATCCGGATTTTCCGCTGAGGTGTCGAAGATGACGGTTATCGATGCAAATGGGCTTATTCTAGGACGTCTTGCAAGTACAGTTGCAAAACAGTTGCTTTCAGGAGACGAAGAAATATATATTGTAAACGCTGAAAAAGCCGTAATTTCTGGCTCAAGGGCGACCACCCTCAAAGAATACCGGCAAACCCGGGAAAGAGGTGCTACGGAATTCGGGCCTTACTTCCCGAAGCGTCCGGACCGCATCCTTAAGAGGACTGTCCGTGGCATGCTACCTTATAAGAGAGCAAGAGGCAGAGACGCAATGTCCAGGCTTAAGGTCTATGTAGGTGTTCCCGCCGAACTCAAGGACACTGAAACAATCACAATTGCAGATGCCGATATGAGGCTTTTAAGCTCAAGTAAATATATTGAACTTGGTGAAGTGAGCCAAAAAATGGGTTCAAAATTTTAAAGGGTGAGTCCTCATGGTCAAAGTAGTTAATTCATCTGGAAAGCACAAGACTGCAACTGCACGTGCAACAGTCACAAAAGGAACCGGGAAGATCAGGATCAACAAAATTCCGCTCGAGCTATATACTCCAGAGCTTGTAATGATGAAGATCTCAGAACCTCTGCTGATCGCAGGAGATGAAGTGGTCTCTGGACTTGACATTAATGTAGATGTCCGGGGCGGCGGAATTATCGGACAGGCTAATGCGGTAAGGACCGCAGTTGCCAGAGGTATTGTGGAATGGACAAATGACACAATCATCAGAGATAACTTCGCAAGCTATGACCGCAATTTACTTGTAAGCGATTCCAGGCAGAAAGAATCAAAGAACTTCGGTGGGCCCGGAGCAAGGGCTAAATACCAGAAATCTTACAGGTAAGACTATGATCCCAGTCCGATGTTTCTCATGTGGAAAAGTAATCTCAAACTATTGGGATGAGTACAAAAGACGTGTCAGTGATGGCGAAAACGCTGCTGCAGTGCTGGATGATCTTGGGATCACCCGCTACTGCTGTCGCAGAATGCTGTTAAGCCATGTTGAACTCGTTGATGTGCTTTCGCCGTACCAGTAAGGGACCGTAGGGTAGCTTGGTCCATCCTTCGGCGTTCGGGACGCCGGAACCTGAGTTCGAATCTCAGCGGTCCCATTTCCCTATTTTCTGGGTGCTGGTTTTAAGGCATGTACTGTAAAATATCAAACTTATCATGATTCTAAATTATCGGAATTCATCGGAGCGTTTTTAAATTTCAGGGTGATCAGTTGGTCAAGGAAAAGTATACCCGGTTTGAGCGTGCACGGATCATAGGCGCAAGAGCATTGCAAATTGCAATGGGAGCTCCTGTCCTTGTTGAAGATGACGGGCGACTGGACCCTCTTAATCTTGCTATTAAAGAGTTGAAGGCCGGAGTTATTCCTATAACGGTCAAACGTAAAACCAATTAAAAACGCAGTGGGATACATTTTCAGATATTGAATGTGTTTTATTGTTGATTCTATATTATGAGGTGACTTTATGGAGGAAATTGAGCAGACAGGGCAGGAGGAAAACAACAAACAGCCTTTGCCTGAAGAAAATATCGTGGCTGAAGCAAAACCTGCACCTGAAAAGGAAGCCGCAGCAAAAACCGGATCTGTGCCTGTAGAAGCAGAGGAAGAAGAACCTCCTACAAAAGAAGGTTCTACTTCTCTTGTTTCTATTGACGAATACCTGGCAGCAGGCGTTCACATAGGCACTCAGCAAAAGACCCAGGATATGATGCGTTTCGTATACAGGGTCAGAACTGATGGATTATATGTGCTTGACATCCAGTCAACAGATGAAAGAATAAGAGTTGCAGCAAAATTGCTGTCTCACTATGACCCTTCAAGGATCCTTGTGGTTTCTTCAAGGCAGTACGGTCAGCATCCTGCAAGGATGTTCTCCAGAGCATTAGGCACAAGAGCAATGCTCGGAAGGTTCATCCCAGGCTTACTTACAAACCCTCAGATCCATGGTTTCTTTGAGCCTGACGTTGTGATTGTAACCGACCCTGCAGGTGATGCCCAGGTACTAAAGGAAGCTTCAAGCATCGGAGTGCCTGTTGTAGCACTCTGTGATACTAACAACCTGATTTCCAATGTGGACCTTGTAATCCCCACAAACAACAAAGGTAGAAAAGCTCTTTCCCTTGTCTACTGGCTGCTTGCAAGGGAAGTCTCCCGGCTTAACAGTACTCCTTTCAATTACGAGTTGACTGACTTCGAAACACCTCTCTGATTCCGAAAGGCAGCCCTGCAGACTGCAAGGATATATAAAAATAGCCCGTATTTTATATGGGTGATCATAAATGAGACAGCCAGCAGTTGCAGGGCAGTTCTATCCCCTGCGTCCTGAAAATCTGGAGAAAGAACTTAAGCAATGTTTTGAAGGTCTGGATATCCGGGAAAGAAATATCCTGGGAGCGGTTTGCCCGCATGCAGGATATGTATATTCAGGAAGAGTTGCTGCACACGTTTATGCAGCTCTTCCCAAAGCCGATACATATGTCCTTTTTGGTCCTAGTCATACGGGATATGGTTCACCGGTGTCAGTATCCACGGATACCTGGAAAACTCCCCTGGGAACTCTCGAAGTTGATCGAGAACTTGCCGAAGGACTAGCGGGAAGTATTGTTGATGTGGATGAGCTTGGACACCGATACGAGCATTCGATCGAAGTTCAGCTTCCTTTTCTTCAATACCGCTTTGATCAGAATTTCAGGATTCTTCCTATTTGCCTGGGTATGCAGGATGAAGAGACCGCAATTGAGGTGGGGACCCTTATTGCCAACCTTGTTTCAAAAAGTGGGAAAAAAGTCGCCTTCATCGCATCCAGCGATTTTACTCATTACCAGCCTGCAAACCTTGCAAGGGAAACGGATAACGAAATTATAGAAGCTATCCTTAATCTGGATGTTCCAGGAATCTATGAAAGGCTTTATAGAAGAAATGCATCCGTATGTGGATATGGACCTATTTCTGCGATGCTAACAGCCTCAAAGAAGCTTGGTGCAACTCGGGCTGAACTGCTTAAATATTCAAATAGTGGTGAGGTTTCCGGAGATATGAACGCAGTTGTAGGATATGCCGCAATTATTGTGGAGTAATTCCGTAGAAAAACGGAGTACATCTGTTTTTAATTAAAGATACAGAAACACTTACCTGTTCCAAGTAAATTTTTTACGGATTTCAGACTTTATTAACCTAATCTAGGTCTGTAAAAAATAAAACAATAAAAAATAAATTGAATAATCCATTAAATTAATTTATTACTGAGTTAGAAGTCAATATGCTTTCATTTCGAATGTAAATTCATTACTTTATATCTTAAATCGAATTTATGAATTTCAGAGGAGTAATATGATTTCGTGTTCTGCCCCCGGGAAAATTTATCTTTTCGGAGAACATGCGGTTGTCTACGGAGAAACCGCAATAGGATGTGCAATTGAATTAAGGACCCGTGTGCGGGTGGAATTATGTGACTCTATAATAATTCAGTCGGAAATTGGCCGAACAGGGATTGATTTTGAAAAACATCCTTATATCTCCGCAGCCATTGAGAAAATGAGAGAACTCGTACCAATAGATGGTGTTCATCTGAAAGTTGATTCTGAGATTCCTGTGGGCTCGGGACTCAGTTCATCTGCCGCTGTTACGATTGCAAGTATAGGTGCGCTCAATAAAATGTTTGGCTGTGGCCTCTCTCTCGAAGAAATCGCTAAAATGGGGCATGAAATCGAAATTCAGGTACAAGGAGCCGCAAGTCCTACTGACACTTATGTTTCTACATTCGGAGGGGTTGTGACCATTCCCGATAGGAGAAAGCTGAAGACGCCCGATTGCGGAATTGTTATCGGGGATACAGGAGTTTTCGCTTCTACAAAAGAGCTTGTAACAAATGTGAGAAAACTCCGTGAAAGTTATCCACATCTTATAGAGCCTCTGATGGTTGTCATTGGAAGAATTTCCAAGACCGCAGAACCCTTTTTCCAGGCAGGAGATTACTCTTCAATTGGCAAACTTATGAATGTGAACCAGGGTATTCTGGACGCACTTGGCGTAAATACTTTTGAGCTCTCCAAATTAATATACTCCTCTCGGGGAGCTGGAGCTTTCGGAGCAAAGAGTACAGGAGGTGGAGGTGGGGGATGTATGGTTGCCCTTACAGCACCTGACAAATGTACACAGGTTGCTGAAGCCATTACAGGTGCAGGGGGCAAAGCAATCATAACAAAACCCACGGAACAGGGCTTAAGGTTAGAATGAATAACTCAAACTTTGAGCTCTTGGAGTCTTATTTCATAATTTCGCGTTATTCATAAAGGAAGCTGAAAATTTTAAAAAGGTATTAAGTGATATTGCATGAATGTCTCAACCGAACCTGTTATCCTGAAACTTGGGGGCAGTGTCATTACTGACAAAGCTGCAGATCAAGGGGTTGTAAGAGAGGATGCCCTCCTGAGAATTGCAAAAGAAGTTTCCGAATACAGGGGAAAAATGATTATTGTACACGGTGCAGGTTCTTTTGGGCACACCTATGCTAAAAAATATGGGCTTGGCAGGGTTTTTGATCCTGAAGGAGCAATTGTAACACATGAGTCTGTCAAGAAACTTGCATCCAGAGTGGTAGATGCTTTAAATGATTACGGAGTCCGGGCTATAGCCGTACATCCTATGTGCTGTACGGTTTGCAGAAACGGGCGAATTGAGAGTATGTACCTTGATAACATAAGGCTCATGCTCGAAAATGGGCTTGTCCCGGTGCTGCACGGAGATGTTGTTATGGATCTTGAGCTCAAAGCGTGTGTGCTCTCAGGAGACCAGATAGTCCCTTATCTTGCAAAAGAACTCAAGATTACTCGGCTCGGGTTAGGCTCGGCAGAGGATGGAGTGCTTGATAACAACGGAAAAACCGTACCTGAGATCACCCCAAAAACTTTTGAATATTTCAAGCGTTATATAAAGGGGTCGGGAAGTACCGATGTTACGGGCGGGATGCTCGGGAAGGTGCAGGAACTTCTGGAACTTAGCAAAACGTCTTGTATTACATCATATATATTCAATGCCAGGAAAGAGGATAATATATATCGGTTCTTAAACGGAGAATCTATGGGAACCACAATCAGTCCGGACAAAAGGGTATGAAGTATGATTAGCACGACCTCACAGCGAAAGATCGAACATCTGAAATTGTGTGCTGAAAGCCCGGTTGAATCCCGAAAAGTCAGTGCGGGCTTTGAGGATGTGACCTTGATCCACAGGGCGCTTCCGGAACTCGATATGGATAAATTGAACCTGTCTATAGACTTTCTTGGAAAACGCCTGCAAGCTCCTTTTCTGATCGCTTCGATTACTGGAGGTCACCCTGGCACTACTTCTGTAAATGCTGCACTTGCCGCTGCGGCTGAAGAGCTGGGTGTAGGAATGGGAGTTGGAAGCCAGAGAGCTGCAATTGATGACCCTTCCCAGGAAGAGTCTTTCAGGGTCATCAGGGAAGAAGCTCCGAATGCTTTTATATACGGAAATGTGGGCGCTGCTCAGATTCGCCAGTATGGAATTGATGGACTTGAAAAACTCATAGAAATGATCGACGCCGACGCCCTTGCCATTCACCTTAATTTCTTACAGGAAGCCATCCAGCCAGAAGGGGATAGGGATGCCACTGGCTGTCTTGACATGATAAAAGAAATCTGCTCCGTACTGAGCAAGCCAGTAATTATTAAAGAAACAGGAGCCGGGATCTCAAGGGAAGATGCAATTCTCCTCCAGAAAGCAGGCGTGTCTGCAATTGATGTAGGAGGTGTGGGAGGCACAAGTTGGGCAGGCGTTGAGGTATACCGAGCCAGAAAAAGTGAAGATTATGCCTCCGAACACCTTGGGGAACTTTTCTGGGACTTTGGAATTCCCACGGTTGCCAGCATTATAGAGTCTAGGGTTTCCCTTCCAATTATCGCAACCGGTGGAATCAGGACAGGGGTTGATATCGCAAAATCCATTGCTCTTGGAGCCAGTGCGGCAAGTGCAGCCCTGCCTTTTGTAGGTCCTGCTCTTGAAGGGAAAGAAGCGGTTGTCAGAGTCCTTTCTCGCATGCTGGATGAATTCAGGATTGCGATGTTTCTCTGCGGTTGTGCAAACATACAGGACATGCGTAACGCACCTGTGGTTGTTACTGGCTGGACTCTTGAATATTTGGGGCAGCGTG harbors:
- a CDS encoding alpha-keto acid decarboxylase family protein, encoding MLTVIQYLLDRLKQLGIRDVFGVPGDFAFPINNAICDDKELRWIGCCNELNAAYAADGYARVKGMSALSTTFGVGELSTLCGIAGSYAEYNLVFHIVGMPKIQVQKTHAIVHHSLGAGESSIFMEMATPVVCASTMLTPENCIQEVERVIETALENHRPVYIAIPHNYVNADISSFNAPVRKPVKSDPATLEKVVSIIAGKISNAKQACVMPGFLVDRFGLKDLSMAVINASGLPYVTMALDKSVLDETNPSYLGLYMGKLINPEIREFVESCDCILVIGTILSDVNTGKFTAKLDKSRIINIMPSSAHIGYTDYINVKMLDVLEELTKRLNKRTDINGPFARRPAVPEINAEDPIMADYLYAKYAEFFKPDDIIIADSSSSFYGLLPLLLPKGTKFENQMLWAAIGWATPASFGTALAAPDRRVILITGEGSHQMTAQEISQFYRHGLKPIIFVLNNQGYLIERMLSKKVDYCYNDLAEWQYYKLPDVLGCNDWITRKVTTCRDLDKVMRELDNAKTGAYIEIVTPKLSAPSLMETIHKNL
- a CDS encoding isopentenyl phosphate kinase — translated: MNVSTEPVILKLGGSVITDKAADQGVVREDALLRIAKEVSEYRGKMIIVHGAGSFGHTYAKKYGLGRVFDPEGAIVTHESVKKLASRVVDALNDYGVRAIAVHPMCCTVCRNGRIESMYLDNIRLMLENGLVPVLHGDVVMDLELKACVLSGDQIVPYLAKELKITRLGLGSAEDGVLDNNGKTVPEITPKTFEYFKRYIKGSGSTDVTGGMLGKVQELLELSKTSCITSYIFNARKEDNIYRFLNGESMGTTISPDKRV
- the serA gene encoding phosphoglycerate dehydrogenase, with the protein product MKVLVSDSLSNEGLEILKEHFTVDVSTGLSEDELVKKIKDYDALVIRSGTHVTPKIIEAADNLKIIGRAGVGIDNVDVDAATKKGIIVANSPEGNMISAAEHTIAMMMAMSRNIPQANASLKGKEWKRSKFTGVEVKGKTLGIIGLGRIGSEVAKRASGLEMNLLGYDPFVSEKRALELGVKLATVNEIAKEADYITVHTPLIKETRNILDEEQFALMKPTTRVLNCARGGIINEEALAKALESGKIAGAAIDVFVDEPPFDSPLLKFDNVVVTPHLGASTKEAQVNVAVDIAKEVTSVLTGGPAKNAINIPSVKPEAMAVLAPYIRLSEIMGKIAGQLVDGNYEKVEIGYNGEISGKDTRPLTVSALKGLLEMALGSGVNYVNAPTLAKSRMIAVVESKSESSEEYSSTISIKLSSNGKAKLVAGTVVGDDPKIVAVDDDRVDIFPAGRMIFAKHINRPNVIGPCCMLLGKNNINISGMQVGRSEIGGVTMMVLNVDSEVSDPILEEVRKVDGILDAKLVTL
- a CDS encoding 30S ribosomal protein S9; the protein is MVKVVNSSGKHKTATARATVTKGTGKIRINKIPLELYTPELVMMKISEPLLIAGDEVVSGLDINVDVRGGGIIGQANAVRTAVARGIVEWTNDTIIRDNFASYDRNLLVSDSRQKESKNFGGPGARAKYQKSYR
- a CDS encoding DNA-directed RNA polymerase subunit K, which encodes MVKEKYTRFERARIIGARALQIAMGAPVLVEDDGRLDPLNLAIKELKAGVIPITVKRKTN
- a CDS encoding mevalonate kinase translates to MISCSAPGKIYLFGEHAVVYGETAIGCAIELRTRVRVELCDSIIIQSEIGRTGIDFEKHPYISAAIEKMRELVPIDGVHLKVDSEIPVGSGLSSSAAVTIASIGALNKMFGCGLSLEEIAKMGHEIEIQVQGAASPTDTYVSTFGGVVTIPDRRKLKTPDCGIVIGDTGVFASTKELVTNVRKLRESYPHLIEPLMVVIGRISKTAEPFFQAGDYSSIGKLMNVNQGILDALGVNTFELSKLIYSSRGAGAFGAKSTGGGGGGCMVALTAPDKCTQVAEAITGAGGKAIITKPTEQGLRLE
- a CDS encoding 50S ribosomal protein L13; amino-acid sequence: MTVIDANGLILGRLASTVAKQLLSGDEEIYIVNAEKAVISGSRATTLKEYRQTRERGATEFGPYFPKRPDRILKRTVRGMLPYKRARGRDAMSRLKVYVGVPAELKDTETITIADADMRLLSSSKYIELGEVSQKMGSKF
- the rpsB gene encoding 30S ribosomal protein S2, with translation MEEIEQTGQEENNKQPLPEENIVAEAKPAPEKEAAAKTGSVPVEAEEEEPPTKEGSTSLVSIDEYLAAGVHIGTQQKTQDMMRFVYRVRTDGLYVLDIQSTDERIRVAAKLLSHYDPSRILVVSSRQYGQHPARMFSRALGTRAMLGRFIPGLLTNPQIHGFFEPDVVIVTDPAGDAQVLKEASSIGVPVVALCDTNNLISNVDLVIPTNNKGRKALSLVYWLLAREVSRLNSTPFNYELTDFETPL
- a CDS encoding 50S ribosomal protein L18e, whose protein sequence is MGKKSLVKLTRKTNPRIVSLILTLKERANTNTAPIWKDIARRLEMPSRNYAAVNLSKINRHTAEDDVLLIPGKVLGAGLLDHPVTVAALTFSDSAVDKITEAGGKCLSLEEIMEANPKGSGIRIFR
- a CDS encoding DUF2240 family protein; translated protein: MEELKRVVSVPFKKTLATSLSEKDFEYSLAFDLKWFSPKIASKVKEKALEAGFLILKAGVLVPGFDVESIRVPHAFKPSENFLENSDRSGEKVQVKEKISFEQVLEFISADIGISRQKLVSEINFMQDRLSYLVDIRIVALIVAKKFGCDISGIYDRVSRSVLGISY
- a CDS encoding MEMO1 family protein, giving the protein MRQPAVAGQFYPLRPENLEKELKQCFEGLDIRERNILGAVCPHAGYVYSGRVAAHVYAALPKADTYVLFGPSHTGYGSPVSVSTDTWKTPLGTLEVDRELAEGLAGSIVDVDELGHRYEHSIEVQLPFLQYRFDQNFRILPICLGMQDEETAIEVGTLIANLVSKSGKKVAFIASSDFTHYQPANLARETDNEIIEAILNLDVPGIYERLYRRNASVCGYGPISAMLTASKKLGATRAELLKYSNSGEVSGDMNAVVGYAAIIVE
- the fni gene encoding type 2 isopentenyl-diphosphate Delta-isomerase, which encodes MISTTSQRKIEHLKLCAESPVESRKVSAGFEDVTLIHRALPELDMDKLNLSIDFLGKRLQAPFLIASITGGHPGTTSVNAALAAAAEELGVGMGVGSQRAAIDDPSQEESFRVIREEAPNAFIYGNVGAAQIRQYGIDGLEKLIEMIDADALAIHLNFLQEAIQPEGDRDATGCLDMIKEICSVLSKPVIIKETGAGISREDAILLQKAGVSAIDVGGVGGTSWAGVEVYRARKSEDYASEHLGELFWDFGIPTVASIIESRVSLPIIATGGIRTGVDIAKSIALGASAASAALPFVGPALEGKEAVVRVLSRMLDEFRIAMFLCGCANIQDMRNAPVVVTGWTLEYLGQRGFNVKDYAVAGDSF
- a CDS encoding DNA-directed RNA polymerase subunit N; the protein is MIPVRCFSCGKVISNYWDEYKRRVSDGENAAAVLDDLGITRYCCRRMLLSHVELVDVLSPYQ